The following proteins come from a genomic window of Mariniflexile sp. TRM1-10:
- a CDS encoding HEPN domain-containing protein, giving the protein MQTFRTEIENPVVEKEILELSKKIELFNTGKIDEEKFRSLRLARGIYGQRQEGVQMIRIKLPYGKVKSNQLRRISDVSDEYSRGRLHITTRQDIQIHYVDLNRTPELWSELDKDDITLREACGNTVRNVTASELAGIDVNEPFDVSPYADALFRFFLRNPICQEMGRKFKVSFSSSDEDTGLSYMHDLGFIAKVENGVRGFKVMIGGGLGSQPRHADALYSFLPSDKIIPLMEGVVRVFDRYGERKSRAKARMKFLIKDIGLDAFKELVEAEQKAIEFKTVAIDADAYVASKPVSVEAPQVEIKDQGAFELWKVTNLIPQKQEGYVAIGIKVLLGDFYTDKARLLADLVEKYAAGEIRLSLRQNIVIPFVKEDLVPFFYTELEKLGFTEAGYNKAVDITACPGTDTCNLGIASSTGIADELERVIKAEYPQYLKNDDVVIKISGCMNACGQHNMANIGFQGMSVRTPDKLVAPALQVLLGGGNLGDGNGLFADKVVKVPSRRGPEALRRILNDYEANAEGKSFVEYYKVTGDRYFYDLLNDLQDVSNLTQEDFIDWGTEEKYEKEIGIGECAGVVIDLIATLFLESEEKIENAQNSFNDKVYSSAIYHAYSSLVNSAKAMLLAENKSTNTHAGIVSQFDELFVASGKLNLGTSFSELIYQINKNAPTEAFAAEYINSANQFLEKVRAFREADTKLENKAV; this is encoded by the coding sequence ATGCAAACTTTTAGAACAGAAATAGAAAATCCAGTTGTTGAAAAAGAGATTTTAGAATTATCTAAAAAAATTGAGTTATTCAACACAGGAAAGATTGATGAAGAAAAATTTAGAAGTCTTCGTTTAGCTCGTGGTATTTACGGTCAGCGTCAAGAAGGCGTGCAAATGATTCGTATTAAATTACCTTACGGAAAAGTGAAGAGTAATCAATTGCGAAGAATATCGGACGTGTCTGATGAATATTCTCGTGGTCGTTTACATATTACTACTCGTCAAGATATTCAAATTCACTATGTCGATTTAAATAGAACACCAGAGCTTTGGTCGGAGTTAGATAAAGACGATATTACATTAAGGGAAGCTTGTGGGAACACAGTTCGTAATGTAACCGCTTCCGAATTGGCTGGGATTGATGTTAACGAACCTTTCGATGTGTCGCCGTATGCCGATGCGTTATTTCGTTTCTTCTTAAGAAATCCTATTTGTCAGGAAATGGGACGTAAGTTTAAAGTGTCTTTTTCATCTTCCGATGAAGATACTGGGCTTTCATACATGCACGATTTAGGTTTTATAGCTAAAGTTGAAAATGGTGTTCGCGGATTTAAAGTGATGATTGGTGGTGGCTTAGGCTCGCAACCACGTCATGCAGACGCATTGTATAGCTTTTTGCCTTCAGATAAAATTATTCCGTTAATGGAAGGTGTGGTACGTGTTTTTGATCGTTATGGTGAACGTAAAAGTCGTGCTAAAGCAAGAATGAAATTCTTAATAAAAGACATCGGTTTAGATGCTTTTAAAGAATTGGTAGAAGCAGAACAAAAAGCGATTGAATTTAAAACAGTAGCTATTGATGCAGATGCGTATGTAGCTTCAAAACCAGTTTCAGTTGAAGCACCTCAAGTAGAAATTAAAGATCAAGGTGCTTTCGAATTATGGAAAGTTACGAACTTAATTCCTCAAAAACAGGAAGGTTATGTTGCTATTGGTATTAAAGTACTGTTAGGGGATTTTTATACGGATAAAGCACGTTTGTTAGCTGATTTAGTTGAAAAATATGCCGCAGGAGAAATTCGTTTATCATTACGTCAAAACATAGTCATTCCGTTTGTAAAAGAGGATTTAGTGCCGTTTTTCTACACCGAATTGGAAAAATTAGGCTTTACGGAAGCAGGATATAATAAAGCGGTAGATATCACAGCATGTCCAGGAACGGATACTTGTAATTTAGGTATTGCAAGTAGTACTGGTATTGCCGATGAGTTGGAACGCGTCATCAAAGCAGAGTACCCACAGTATTTGAAAAATGATGATGTTGTTATAAAAATTAGTGGTTGTATGAATGCTTGTGGACAACACAATATGGCAAATATCGGTTTTCAAGGCATGTCGGTTCGTACGCCAGATAAATTAGTAGCACCAGCTTTACAAGTGTTATTAGGTGGCGGAAATTTAGGTGATGGAAACGGTTTGTTTGCCGATAAAGTAGTAAAAGTGCCAAGTAGAAGAGGCCCAGAAGCATTGCGCAGAATTTTAAATGATTATGAAGCAAATGCCGAGGGAAAATCGTTTGTAGAATACTATAAAGTAACTGGTGATAGATATTTTTATGATTTATTAAACGACCTTCAAGATGTTTCAAACTTAACCCAAGAAGATTTTATCGATTGGGGTACTGAAGAGAAATATGAGAAAGAGATTGGGATTGGCGAATGTGCGGGTGTTGTTATTGATTTAATTGCTACTTTATTTTTAGAGAGTGAAGAGAAAATTGAAAACGCACAAAACTCATTCAACGATAAAGTGTATTCAAGCGCTATTTATCATGCATATAGCTCGTTGGTAAACTCAGCAAAAGCGATGTTATTGGCAGAAAACAAAAGTACTAATACACATGCAGGTATTGTAAGTCAGTTTGATGAATTATTTGTTGCAAGTGGTAAGCTAAATTTAGGCACCTCTTTTTCAGAATTAATCTATCAAATTAATAAAAATGCTCCTACTGAAGCGTTTGCAGCTGAATATATAAACAGTGCCAACCAGTTTTTGGAAAAAGTAAGAGCCTTTAGAGAAGCTGATACGAAGCTAGAGAATAAAGCGGTTTAA
- the cobA gene encoding uroporphyrinogen-III C-methyltransferase, whose translation MNSKTPKLTVVGAGPGDVELITLKAIKAIESANVILYDALINEELLKYASQDAELIFVGKRKGCYAFQQEQINELIVSKAKEKGHVVRLKGGDPFVFGRGAEEIDYVRQFGLETFVVPGISSAIAVPAYQGIPLTKRGASESFWVITGTTKAHQLSGDVAIAAKSTATVVILMGMSKLDEIVRIFSAENKQDTPIAIIQEGTTENEKFGFGTISTISKVVEEKQLANPAIIVIGDVVKERVQLTSIYKELNKA comes from the coding sequence ATGAATTCAAAAACCCCAAAATTAACGGTAGTAGGCGCAGGCCCAGGTGATGTGGAATTAATTACGCTTAAAGCAATTAAGGCCATTGAATCGGCAAATGTCATTTTGTACGATGCGCTTATAAACGAAGAGCTTCTTAAGTACGCTTCACAAGATGCAGAGCTTATTTTTGTGGGGAAACGTAAGGGTTGTTATGCCTTTCAGCAAGAGCAAATAAACGAACTCATTGTATCAAAAGCCAAAGAAAAAGGGCATGTAGTTCGCTTAAAAGGTGGTGATCCTTTTGTTTTCGGTCGTGGTGCTGAAGAGATAGATTATGTAAGACAATTTGGTTTGGAAACCTTTGTGGTACCGGGAATCTCATCAGCCATTGCAGTGCCAGCATACCAAGGCATTCCGTTAACAAAACGTGGCGCTTCTGAAAGTTTTTGGGTAATAACAGGAACTACTAAAGCACATCAACTGTCTGGTGATGTGGCTATTGCGGCAAAATCAACCGCAACGGTTGTTATCTTGATGGGAATGAGTAAATTAGATGAAATTGTTCGGATTTTTTCAGCAGAAAACAAACAAGATACACCTATAGCTATCATTCAGGAAGGTACTACCGAAAATGAAAAGTTTGGTTTTGGGACTATCAGTACGATCAGTAAAGTAGTTGAAGAAAAGCAACTGGCAAACCCAGCAATTATTGTTATTGGCGATGTTGTAAAAGAACGCGTTCAATTAACATCCATTTATAAAGAATTAAACAAAGCATAG
- a CDS encoding precorrin-2 dehydrogenase/sirohydrochlorin ferrochelatase family protein produces MERNNLYPIFLKLNSLNVLIVGGGHVAEEKLTFLLKSSPDAKVTMVSPMFREGTVELAKKGDVKLIKRRYSKRYLKGKHIVIATTNVPSVNVKVHKHCRKRSILVNVADNPPYCDFYMGGIVTKGNVKVAISTNGKSPTTAKRLRQFFEDVIPENVDDLVKNLNEYRKTIKGDFEQKVETLNEFTKGLIEKKE; encoded by the coding sequence ATGGAAAGGAATAATTTATATCCTATTTTTTTAAAGCTGAACAGTCTTAATGTGCTTATTGTTGGTGGAGGTCATGTAGCTGAAGAAAAATTAACCTTTTTGTTAAAGTCCAGTCCAGATGCTAAAGTAACTATGGTGTCGCCTATGTTTAGAGAAGGTACTGTAGAGCTAGCAAAAAAAGGCGATGTTAAGTTGATAAAAAGACGCTATAGTAAACGCTATTTAAAAGGAAAGCACATCGTTATAGCAACAACCAATGTGCCTAGTGTGAATGTAAAAGTGCATAAGCATTGCCGTAAGCGTAGTATTTTAGTAAATGTTGCCGATAACCCACCATATTGTGATTTTTATATGGGTGGTATTGTAACAAAAGGGAATGTGAAAGTAGCGATTTCAACCAATGGAAAATCGCCAACAACTGCCAAACGTTTGCGTCAGTTTTTTGAAGATGTCATTCCAGAAAATGTAGACGATTTGGTTAAAAATTTAAATGAATATAGAAAAACAATAAAAGGTGATTTTGAACAAAAGGTGGAAACACTTAATGAATTTACCAAAGGATTAATTGAGAAAAAAGAGTAA
- a CDS encoding NAD(P)/FAD-dependent oxidoreductase produces the protein MIKTDILIIGAGPTGLFTVFEAGLLKLKCHLIDALPQPGGQCSEIYPKKPIYDIPGFPEILAGDLTRNLLEQGKQFEPGFTLGERAETIDKLEDGTFIVTTNKGTKHHAPVIAIAGGLGSFEPRKPGLDNLDIYEDNGLEYFIKDPEVYRDKRVVISGGGDSALDWSIFLADVASEVTLIHRRNEFRGALDSVEKVGELKDLGKINLITPAEVTELHGNGKIEALTVNKDGEDFQLETDHFIPLFGLSPKLGPIADWGLEIEKNAIKVDNSLNYQTNIPGIFAIGDVNTYPEKLKLILCGFHEATLMCQAAYRIINPGKKYVLKYTTVSGIDGFDGTRKEAPKAVVQSIQ, from the coding sequence ATGATTAAAACAGATATACTTATAATAGGTGCTGGACCAACAGGATTGTTCACGGTTTTTGAAGCAGGATTGTTAAAACTTAAATGCCATTTAATTGATGCATTACCACAACCAGGCGGACAATGTTCAGAAATTTATCCTAAAAAACCTATTTACGATATACCAGGATTTCCTGAAATACTAGCGGGCGATTTAACTAGAAACTTGTTAGAACAAGGAAAACAATTTGAACCAGGATTTACCTTAGGAGAGCGTGCGGAAACTATTGACAAATTAGAAGACGGTACTTTTATTGTAACGACCAATAAAGGCACCAAACATCATGCGCCTGTGATAGCTATTGCTGGTGGATTGGGCTCTTTTGAACCAAGAAAACCAGGATTGGACAACCTAGATATTTATGAAGATAATGGTTTGGAATACTTCATTAAAGACCCAGAAGTATATAGAGATAAACGAGTAGTGATTTCTGGTGGAGGAGACTCTGCTTTAGATTGGAGTATCTTTTTGGCCGATGTCGCTTCGGAAGTAACCTTAATTCACAGAAGAAACGAATTTAGAGGTGCTTTGGATTCTGTTGAAAAAGTAGGTGAATTAAAAGATTTAGGAAAAATAAATTTAATAACACCTGCCGAAGTTACAGAACTACATGGCAATGGCAAAATTGAAGCACTAACCGTTAACAAAGATGGTGAAGATTTCCAATTAGAAACCGACCATTTCATTCCATTATTTGGATTATCTCCAAAATTAGGCCCTATTGCCGACTGGGGATTGGAAATTGAAAAAAACGCCATAAAAGTTGATAACTCATTAAATTATCAAACCAACATACCGGGTATTTTTGCCATAGGAGACGTTAATACCTACCCGGAAAAATTAAAACTAATTCTTTGTGGATTCCATGAGGCAACTTTAATGTGTCAAGCAGCATACAGAATTATCAATCCAGGTAAAAAGTATGTATTGAAATATACAACGGTGAGTGGTATTGATGGTTTTGACGGTACTCGAAAAGAAGCACCTAAAGCCGTAGTGCAATCTATTCAGTAA
- the epsC gene encoding serine O-acetyltransferase EpsC produces the protein MDPCQELNDKLIQKKYNVRLKDVVKTFTKRLFYYVFDEHENELQSLKKTFLEISNNLDINDGETIWKEFQGKFQGIRAKLDLDAIAVVNFDPATKSLEEVYLACPGFYAISIYRLSHELYVQNVPIIPRMMSEYVHGITGIDIHPGATIGDSFFVDHGTGIVIGETSVIKNNVKIFQGVTLGGIQVKKSLESTKRHPTIEDNVTIYANATILGGDIVIGTNSTIGANVWITQSVPENSLVTYQTEIKIRPKKNGIR, from the coding sequence ATGGATCCATGCCAAGAACTAAATGATAAACTGATTCAAAAGAAATATAATGTTCGTTTAAAAGATGTTGTAAAAACATTTACAAAACGATTGTTTTATTATGTATTTGATGAACATGAAAACGAGCTTCAATCTTTAAAGAAAACCTTTTTAGAGATATCCAATAATTTGGATATAAATGATGGTGAAACCATCTGGAAAGAATTTCAGGGCAAGTTTCAAGGCATTCGGGCTAAACTGGATTTAGATGCTATTGCTGTGGTTAATTTTGACCCTGCTACCAAAAGTTTAGAAGAGGTTTATTTGGCATGCCCAGGATTTTATGCTATTTCTATTTATCGTTTAAGTCACGAGTTGTATGTGCAGAATGTGCCAATTATCCCTAGAATGATGAGTGAATATGTGCATGGTATTACAGGTATCGATATTCATCCAGGAGCTACCATTGGCGATTCATTTTTTGTGGATCATGGAACAGGAATTGTTATTGGTGAAACCTCTGTTATAAAAAATAATGTAAAAATTTTCCAAGGCGTTACTTTGGGAGGTATTCAGGTCAAAAAAAGCCTAGAATCTACCAAACGTCACCCGACTATTGAAGATAATGTGACTATTTATGCCAATGCGACCATTTTAGGTGGTGATATCGTCATAGGGACGAATAGTACCATTGGAGCCAATGTTTGGATTACCCAATCGGTTCCAGAAAACTCATTGGTTACGTATCAAACGGAAATTAAAATTAGGCCAAAGAAAAATGGAATACGCTAG
- the cysM gene encoding cysteine synthase CysM, which yields MEYASITDQIGNTPLVEASHIIQNKKVKLLLKLEGDNPGGSVKDRAAFNMISEALKRGDINQGGTLVEATSGNTGIALAFIAKLLGLNMVLVMPENSTEERVKTMRAYGAEVILTPADIGIEGSRDVAFQLRDEKGYFLLNQFENDDNWKAHYKATGPEIWRDTQGEVTHFVSAMGTTGTIMGVSTYLKEKNKNITIVGAQPDDGSKIPGIRKWSPEYVPKFFDRSKVDIVIEVTEDEAKTMTQRLAKEEGIFAGMSSGGAVFTALKLAETLESGVIVAIICDRGDRYLSSPLFE from the coding sequence ATGGAATACGCTAGTATTACAGACCAAATAGGCAATACACCTTTGGTTGAAGCAAGTCATATCATTCAAAATAAAAAGGTAAAGCTATTATTAAAACTTGAAGGCGATAACCCAGGTGGGAGTGTTAAAGATCGTGCGGCTTTTAATATGATATCTGAAGCTTTAAAGCGTGGAGACATTAACCAAGGAGGAACTTTAGTTGAAGCAACAAGTGGCAATACAGGCATCGCATTGGCATTTATAGCAAAATTATTAGGTTTGAATATGGTCTTGGTGATGCCCGAAAACTCAACTGAAGAGCGTGTTAAAACCATGCGAGCGTATGGCGCTGAGGTTATTTTAACACCTGCTGATATTGGTATTGAAGGTTCTAGAGATGTTGCTTTTCAACTACGGGATGAGAAAGGCTATTTTCTTTTAAATCAGTTTGAAAATGACGACAACTGGAAAGCACATTATAAAGCCACTGGTCCAGAAATTTGGAGAGATACACAAGGTGAAGTCACTCATTTTGTGTCGGCAATGGGAACCACGGGAACTATTATGGGCGTTTCAACCTATTTAAAAGAGAAAAATAAAAACATTACTATAGTTGGGGCACAACCTGATGATGGTTCTAAAATTCCTGGTATAAGAAAATGGTCGCCAGAATATGTGCCTAAATTTTTTGATAGATCGAAAGTAGATATCGTTATTGAAGTAACGGAAGATGAAGCAAAAACCATGACCCAACGGTTAGCAAAAGAAGAAGGCATTTTTGCAGGTATGAGTAGTGGTGGTGCCGTTTTTACAGCTTTAAAATTAGCAGAAACTTTAGAGAGCGGCGTTATTGTTGCCATTATTTGCGATAGAGGCGACAGGTATTTGTCATCACCATTATTTGAATAA
- a CDS encoding homocysteine S-methyltransferase family protein yields the protein MSNIKQALQDRILVLDGAMGTMLQQYKFTEEDFRGERFKDYPTPLQGNNDLLSLTQPEAIKTIHAKYFEAGADIVETNTFSGTTIAMADYQMEDLVYELNYQSAKIAKEVADEFTKKEPHKPRFVAGSIGPTNRTASMSPDVNDPGYRAVTFDELRIAYKQQVEALLDGGVDLLLVETVFDTLNAKAALFAIEEVKEERHIDVPIMLSGTITDASGRTLSGQTAEAFLISVSHIPLLSIGFNCALGANLLQPHLEAIANKTDFAISAHPNAGLPNAFGEYDESPEEMGEQIEEYLKKNLINIIGGCCGTTPEHIRTIANLAAKYKPRRHAELVSASH from the coding sequence ATGTCAAACATAAAACAAGCTTTACAAGACCGTATTTTAGTGCTCGATGGTGCTATGGGAACGATGCTTCAACAATATAAATTTACTGAAGAAGATTTTAGAGGCGAACGCTTTAAAGACTATCCAACACCATTACAAGGCAATAATGATTTGTTGTCTCTTACACAACCAGAGGCTATTAAAACGATTCATGCTAAATATTTTGAAGCAGGTGCGGATATTGTAGAAACCAATACATTTTCGGGAACAACGATTGCTATGGCAGATTATCAAATGGAAGATTTGGTATATGAGCTTAATTACCAATCGGCTAAAATAGCAAAAGAGGTTGCAGATGAATTTACCAAAAAAGAACCTCATAAACCACGTTTTGTGGCAGGTTCTATTGGGCCAACAAACCGTACAGCTAGTATGTCACCTGATGTAAACGATCCTGGTTACAGAGCGGTCACTTTTGATGAGTTGCGTATTGCATATAAACAACAAGTGGAAGCTTTGTTAGATGGTGGAGTCGATTTATTGTTGGTTGAAACCGTGTTTGATACGTTGAACGCCAAAGCAGCATTATTTGCGATAGAAGAAGTTAAGGAAGAACGCCATATTGATGTGCCTATTATGCTAAGTGGTACGATTACCGATGCGTCTGGTAGAACATTGTCGGGACAGACTGCCGAGGCATTTTTAATCTCGGTGTCGCATATTCCACTATTATCTATTGGGTTTAATTGTGCTTTAGGAGCTAATTTGTTACAGCCCCATTTAGAAGCCATAGCCAATAAAACAGACTTTGCTATTTCTGCACATCCCAATGCTGGTTTGCCAAATGCTTTTGGTGAATACGATGAATCTCCAGAAGAAATGGGAGAACAAATAGAAGAGTATTTAAAAAAGAATTTAATAAATATCATTGGCGGTTGTTGTGGTACAACGCCAGAGCATATAAGAACTATTGCAAACTTAGCTGCAAAGTATAAACCTCGCCGTCATGCCGAACTTGTTTCAGCATCACACTAA
- the metH gene encoding methionine synthase: MEIKQTKYMKLSGLEPLVLNENSNFINVGERTNVAGSRKFLRLIKDEQFDEALDIARHQVDGGAQIIDINMDDGLIDGKESMVRFLNLIAAEPDISRVPIMIDSSKWEIIEAGLQVVQGKCVVNSISLKEGEDKFIWEAKQIKRYGAAVVVMAFDEVGQADNYERRLEICKRSYDILVNKVGFPSEDIIFDLNIFPVATGMDEHRRNAIDFIEATRWVRQNLPNVSVSGGVSNVSFSFRGNDGVREAMHSVFLYYAIQAGMNMGIVNPSLLEVYDDIPKDLLEHVEDVILDRRDDATERLLDFAETVKGSKVEKGVDLSWRENSIQDRITHALVKGIDAFIIEDVEAARLQAEKPIDVIEGHLMIGMNVVGDLFGAGKMFLPQVVKSARVMKKAVGYLNPFIEAEKGEFQQAIGKVLMATVKGDVHDIGKNIVSVVLACNNYEIVDLGVMVPPEKIISEAKAHNVDVIGLSGLITPSLDEMVYLAKEMERQNFSLPLLIGGATTSKAHTAVKIDPQYKNAVVHVNDASRAVTVVGDLLNKKTANAYVANLKKDYDEFRTKFLKRGKEKSYISINEARKRKFKIDWQTSEIVKPNELGIQVLKQLSLKELEPYIDWSPFFRSWDLHGKFPDILTDNVVGEQATIMYNEAQAMIKEIIAKQSLKPRAVFGLFEANTINHDDISVQKKGKEIAVFRTLRQQLSKREGIPNIALADFIAPKDTGKTDYMGAFCVAIFGAQELADSYRAKEDDYNAIMAQAIADRFAEALAEYLHKQVRTKHWGYDANEMLSNDDLIKESYKGIRPAPGYPACPDHLEKETIWSLLDVEKIIGVQLTESLAMWPAAAVSGYYFGNPEAKYFGLGKITDDQVTDYAVRKGITKEKARKWLHPTIADE, translated from the coding sequence ATGGAAATAAAACAAACAAAATATATGAAATTGTCGGGTTTGGAACCTTTGGTTTTAAACGAAAACAGCAATTTCATAAACGTTGGTGAGCGTACTAATGTAGCTGGTTCCAGAAAGTTTTTAAGACTTATTAAAGACGAACAATTTGATGAAGCCTTAGATATTGCACGTCATCAAGTAGACGGAGGTGCACAAATTATCGATATTAATATGGATGACGGACTTATAGACGGTAAAGAGTCTATGGTACGTTTTCTAAATCTAATTGCTGCCGAACCCGATATTTCCAGAGTGCCTATTATGATAGATAGCTCTAAATGGGAAATCATTGAAGCCGGTTTGCAAGTCGTACAAGGTAAATGTGTTGTGAATTCTATTTCCTTAAAGGAAGGCGAAGACAAATTTATTTGGGAAGCCAAACAGATAAAACGTTACGGTGCTGCCGTTGTAGTTATGGCGTTTGATGAGGTTGGACAAGCCGATAATTACGAACGTCGATTAGAAATATGTAAACGTTCATATGATATCTTAGTTAATAAAGTAGGCTTTCCTTCCGAAGATATTATTTTCGATTTAAACATATTTCCTGTAGCAACAGGAATGGATGAACACCGTAGAAATGCCATCGATTTTATTGAAGCCACACGTTGGGTACGTCAAAATTTACCAAATGTAAGCGTCAGTGGTGGTGTGAGTAACGTGTCGTTTTCGTTTAGAGGAAATGATGGAGTTCGTGAAGCGATGCACTCAGTGTTTTTATATTATGCCATTCAAGCGGGTATGAATATGGGTATTGTAAACCCGTCGCTTTTAGAGGTGTACGATGATATTCCAAAAGATTTATTGGAGCATGTTGAAGATGTTATTTTAGACAGACGTGACGATGCTACAGAACGTTTATTGGACTTTGCGGAAACCGTAAAAGGTTCTAAAGTAGAAAAAGGAGTTGATTTATCTTGGCGAGAAAATTCGATTCAAGACAGAATCACTCATGCATTAGTGAAAGGTATTGATGCGTTTATCATTGAAGATGTAGAAGCTGCTAGATTGCAAGCCGAAAAACCTATAGATGTTATTGAAGGTCATTTGATGATTGGAATGAACGTGGTAGGCGATTTGTTTGGAGCAGGAAAAATGTTCTTGCCACAGGTTGTAAAATCGGCACGTGTAATGAAAAAAGCCGTTGGTTATTTAAATCCGTTTATTGAAGCCGAAAAAGGTGAGTTTCAACAAGCTATTGGTAAGGTGTTGATGGCAACAGTAAAAGGCGATGTACATGATATTGGTAAAAATATTGTAAGTGTTGTTTTAGCATGTAACAATTACGAAATAGTCGATTTAGGGGTTATGGTACCACCTGAAAAAATTATATCTGAGGCAAAAGCACATAATGTAGACGTTATTGGATTATCTGGACTAATCACGCCATCTCTTGATGAAATGGTGTATTTGGCAAAAGAAATGGAACGTCAAAATTTCAGTTTGCCTTTGCTTATTGGAGGAGCAACCACATCAAAAGCACATACAGCTGTAAAGATTGACCCGCAGTATAAAAATGCAGTGGTTCATGTGAACGACGCATCTAGAGCTGTAACCGTTGTGGGTGATTTACTGAATAAAAAAACAGCCAATGCGTATGTCGCAAACTTGAAAAAGGATTATGATGAATTTCGTACCAAGTTTTTAAAACGAGGAAAAGAGAAATCATATATTTCAATAAATGAAGCCCGAAAAAGAAAGTTTAAAATTGATTGGCAAACATCAGAAATTGTAAAGCCAAACGAATTGGGTATTCAGGTTCTAAAGCAATTAAGCCTAAAAGAATTGGAGCCTTATATAGACTGGAGTCCGTTTTTTAGAAGTTGGGATTTGCATGGCAAGTTTCCAGATATTTTAACAGACAATGTTGTTGGCGAACAAGCTACCATTATGTATAATGAAGCGCAAGCCATGATAAAAGAAATTATCGCGAAACAATCATTAAAGCCTAGAGCAGTTTTTGGCTTGTTTGAAGCAAATACTATCAATCATGACGATATTTCCGTTCAGAAAAAAGGAAAGGAAATAGCTGTTTTTAGAACCTTGCGTCAGCAATTAAGTAAAAGAGAAGGGATTCCAAACATTGCTTTAGCCGATTTTATTGCGCCAAAAGACACGGGGAAAACCGATTATATGGGGGCATTTTGTGTGGCTATTTTTGGTGCACAGGAGCTAGCCGATAGTTATAGAGCCAAAGAAGACGATTATAATGCGATTATGGCGCAAGCCATTGCCGATAGGTTTGCAGAAGCTTTAGCCGAATATTTACACAAACAAGTACGAACTAAACACTGGGGGTATGATGCTAATGAAATGCTTTCAAATGATGATTTGATTAAAGAAAGCTACAAAGGGATTCGTCCAGCACCAGGGTATCCAGCATGTCCAGACCATTTAGAAAAGGAAACGATTTGGAGTTTATTGGATGTTGAAAAAATTATTGGTGTCCAATTAACCGAAAGTTTAGCAATGTGGCCAGCCGCAGCGGTTTCGGGTTATTATTTTGGAAACCCGGAAGCAAAGTATTTTGGTTTAGGGAAAATAACAGATGATCAAGTAACAGATTATGCAGTACGTAAAGGCATCACAAAGGAAAAAGCTAGAAAATGGTTGCATCCTACTATTGCAGATGAATAA